The Porphyrobacter sp. HT-58-2 genome has a window encoding:
- a CDS encoding winged helix-turn-helix domain-containing protein translates to MNAISRADQFPANDTLIPRFREAGDITLDLFHRDGRVDDCWLGLHPREFALMWRLAEQPGERMTRRELLAEVWRIHFEPETNSVAVHVARVRAKLEPFGLSRLIATHPDGGYFLDLPTPSGMAVLAVPRPA, encoded by the coding sequence GTGAACGCCATCTCAAGAGCGGACCAATTCCCCGCGAATGACACCCTGATCCCGCGCTTTCGCGAAGCGGGCGACATCACGCTCGATCTGTTCCACCGTGACGGGCGGGTGGATGACTGCTGGCTTGGTCTTCACCCCCGCGAATTTGCACTGATGTGGCGGCTGGCCGAACAGCCGGGTGAGCGCATGACCCGGCGCGAACTGCTGGCCGAAGTGTGGCGCATCCACTTCGAGCCGGAGACCAACAGCGTAGCGGTGCATGTGGCAAGGGTGCGGGCCAAGCTTGAACCTTTCGGCCTGTCGCGCCTGATCGCGACCCACCCCGACGGCGGCTACTTCCTCGATCTTCCCACGCCTTCCGGAATGGCGGTATTGGCGGTTCCGCGACCGGCCTGA